GCGCACAGGGCTTGGGTGCCTGCCAGCAGAAGCCTCAGGGGAGGAAGGCACGGGTCAGAGTGGTGTCCCTGGCCAGCTGCAGTCCTGCCACTGACCACCAGATGGCGGTAGAAACCAAGGCAGGAGGCTCACCCTTTGCTGATTCTGGGGCTCAGAGTGTCTGAAGGCTGAGGGGCACCCCGGTCCCCTAATGAAGAGCGCCACTGGCAGGGGACCAGGGTGAGAGCTGCAGCTGGGCACCAAgcctcccacctgccctgggCGAGGGCGGGGCCTGGCCTGGATTTACCTGGAGTCTCTTGGGCACAGGGTCAGGAGGCAGCGGCCTGGAAGGGGGAGCCGGGAAGCCAAGAGCACTGGCCTGCTgagagagcaggaggagcagacaggcagggtgggggcggggtgggggggggagcacagagacagatgtgggcaGAGAGGGGTCAGTGCCTGCGGGCGGGGCAGCCAGGgtccctggggcggggggcgcagTGCATGCTGTTATCCAATTGTGTGCAGAGGGGGTGACGGACAAGTGGTGGAGCTGGCATGCAgaccaccccccacacccctgccggGGGCTCAGGGGGCACTCACCAGCCCTCCTACCCATGGTGTCCTGGGCCTCATCAGGGTGTGGCACACCCAGGGCCCCTTCTGAGCACCACCCCCCTCGTCCTCCAGGGGCCCCTCTGGGAGCATCCGCAGACCCACCTCTCACAGCCACCAGCTTGGCCAGCTCAGAGAGCTCAGCGGACCCTCCTCTAGGtgactgcccctccccactgcaggcTGGACTCTGCTTCTGGGCCTGCAgccaggggagtgggggagggctggCCCTGACTCCTCTGGCCGACTCTTGGGCAGTGTGAGACTCTCTCTGAGTCTAGGGCCTTCAGTACCCCCGCCCCAGGGCCCAAGCCGGACGCTTGGACAAGGTGGGGCCTCTCTCCTCTGGTATCCATGACTCACCTTGGCACCTGGCATCAGCAGGACCCTCTGCGGGGGTCCTGGGCGTTCTGGGGGACCAGACTGGGCTGCCCTGGACAtggagaaaaggaggcagggggCCCAGCGTCAGACCACGCTCTCCACCCGCACACAACCCTTGAGTGCAGTGGACGCAGCCCCTTGGAGAGCAAGGGTTTAGCCCAGTCAGActggggaggcgggggcgggggggggggtgatgagcCGGAGGGAGGGCCCCACTTAGCACAGGGGCTCCCCGGCTGCCCTCCGTGCGTCTCTGTGTGAGGTGAAGAGTTACGGGGCGTGTGTAGAGAAGGGAGGTGTGGGGGGAGCGGTCCGAGGGGCTGGCGATCGGAAGCCGGTGGGGGGCGCTGCAGACGGGGTGGGGCAGGACCCCACGGCCGTCGTGTGCCGCAGGGCGGTCGAGGGAGCGGCGGCAAAGAGCCTGGTACCTGTACTGGCAGCTGGGGCCTTTGAGCTGACAGAGCCGTTGGCGCAGGCGGGCACGGTGCCAGTAGCTGGCGCCCAGGAGCATCAGGGCCACCAACAGCAGGAGGCTGAGAGGCAGCCCTGTGGTCAGGGAGCTGGTTGCTGTGGGGAGAAGGCGGGTGGGGCTAGGATCCTACACCCAGGAAggggtggcaggtggggaggaggaagtgatCAGAGAACCCCAAGGGGTCaggaaagggcggggggggggggtaaggaaGCCACTGTGccgtctcccctctcccctccccctccccccccacctctgctgcGATTGGCACAGTCCGGCGGCGCCCAGCCCTCCTCGCAGCGGCAGTGTCCTTTGCTGTCGCAGACCTAGGGGTACAGGCTGAGTAACGAGGGGCCCGTTCCCCTGTCCCAGCTTTTCAGGAGCTCCTAAGTGCACAACCGGGAGGTGTGCCGGGGTGATgggatggagagagggacagTTTATCCACGGTAGACCAGGTGAAACCAAACTAGCCCCTCGAGCGCCTTCTCCGTGCCGGGCACTGTACCGGAAACCCCCATGTCCTCTCATGCACCAGGAACTGGGTACTATTATCCTGCCCACTGGATAGTCGAGGAggctgagctcagagaggttaataatctgcctgaagtcacacagctaggcagCAGCAGAGCAAGGATCGGAAGCTAGGTGTGTGTGTTTCCCAGCCTGTCACCGTTCTCGTCCCCGGAGGctgcctgctccccccccccacaccgtCTCCCCCAGGCCAGCTCACCCCGTGCCCATGGCACTTGCTTCGACATTCCTGCGCTCCCAGGAGACCCACGGGCTGGCATCGACGGTCAATGCACACCTGCCCAGGGGAGGAAGAACAAAGATCAGGTTCTCACGAAGCTTCACTGACCCTGGGAGGCCAGCGCGGCTGAGTGGCGGATGGAGAAACCGAGGCCCACGGGAGGACAGGACTTCGCTCGGGCCAAAGAGAGGATCTGAACCCCCCTCAGAGTCTGTGCCTTTTACACGGGTGGACAGAGAGGCCCGGGCACTGCTCGCCGTGGTCCcgacacccctccccctcctggtCTTGCCCCCTTGGGACTGCTCACCAGGTCAGGACCACAGGCTGTGCCGGGCAGAGTCAGGAGGGGCTGGGCCACGTCATTGCCCAGGTCCAGGTGGACCCAGCTGCAGTTCAGCTTCGGCTGGGTCCCGTTGGCCTCTAGTATCTCCCAGTGTAGATCCCGGGCTGAGCCCCGCAGCGGCCGGGCCCGACCCCCCTGGCACTGGAGCTGCCCGCACATGGCATCTCtgaggtgagggaggaggtgcAGGGTCAGGCCGAGGCCCCCACAAACCCAGAGGAGAATCCAGGTTTCGTCACTTACTTAGGGGCACAGGACACGTAGCTGCCATCAGGGCTGCGTCCACAGCTCCCGAAGGCATCGCCTCTCGTGTTGGCGGTAAGGAGGCAGCGCGGTGCGGCGGGCTGGGCCCCGGGTCCCCAGAGAGCCTGGCACTGCTGGGCATAGGAAGCGCAGCGCCCCTGCACGCACACAGCCTGGCCCCCCGCGCACGGCTCACCGTCGCCCAGGCTGACGTCAGGAGGGCACTGGGGGCTGTCTCCCGAGCAGAACTCCGCGAGGTCACAGTCCCCTCTGGCGGGGCGGCACTGCCAGCCGGCTGGGCGCAgctaggggggtgggggagggtcagaagggGTGCCGGGCAGGTCCAGCCCGGCCCTGGGGGCCACAGGGACCCTTCCCGCCGTGGCCCCGGGCGGGTGAGCTGTGGCGGCCGGACCGGTCCGTGCCCACCTGGCAATCCTGACAACAGAGCCCGCCGGACGCGCACTGCGCCCCAGGCCTCAGCTGGCAGGTGACGTCATCGCAACAGGGGTCGGTGCATTCCTgggggcacggggtgggggtggggggttgcgtCAGGGCGGGCTGGGCCCGAGAGCCTACCTCCTCCCCTCCGCCCAGGGCAGCCATCAGAAGGACGCAGCGGCAAGTAAAGGCCAGAGCCCAATGACATGCATGGTGTCCCTGcaggcggggaggggcggagaggaaCGGGCCGGCCCTTTAGAGCCCACGAAGGGGCTCTGGAGGCTCGGAGCGGGGTAGTGAGCCAGGGCCAGGGCACAggagtgagtggggcagggctTTGGGCGAGGGGCTCACGTCCGGGAAGCCACAGTCACACTGCTCGCCCGGCTCCACCAACATATTTCCGCAGACAGCGGCCATAGAGGGCAGGCCGGGCTGCCGTTCGAAGAGGCAGCTGCCCATCCCCTCCAGGAGAGCCTCCTCCAGGGCCCGCCGGCTGCAGTTGCTGAAGTTGAGGCCTGGCAGGAAGCTGGGGACGGTAGGGGAGAGGTTAGGGCTGcagccaccccctgcccctgcccctccccgctgtgCGTCCTGCAGCCACTCACTCTGTGGAGGCCTCCATGATGCAGCTCTTGGCCGGGGCCGGGCCCGGGCAGGGGCAGCTGTTCCCTGGCAAGTCGTGGTCCAGGCCCAGGCTGTGGCCCAGCTCGTGAGCTATGGAGGACGCAACCCCCAGGACGCTGGTGGAGTGGTCCTGGCATTGGGGAGGGGACACCCCAGGTCCAGCACCAGCCTGACTCTCTTGTTCTCTCCTCATCTGACCTCTTGGGCGCTCAGCCTCCCTCCTTCACTGCTTCTGGAGTAGGAGGAGAGCCCGGGCCTGGGTGGTGGGAAGGCTTAGAGCTCGCTCAGCTCTGTTCCTGTCCCCTACGTGTGGCCCTGGGCGCTCGCCTCTGTTCTGTGGGCCTcagccaccccctcctcccctgcgaGGTGCCCTCACAGGTGAAGCCCCCACGTAACGGTGCTGTGACAGCAGGGGCCACGTCCTACCCGccgtcctccccaccccacccccccgtcccCACATCCGCGGTTTTGGGGTAGGTAACtcggtggggttggggggggcacaTGGAGGAAGCGACGTGCGAGGGCCCCGGCATCGCTCACCATGTTCACACCCCCCGAGAGGTCGGGAGAGCAGATGGAATTCTGAGTGGCCATGCCCACCGCGGGCCCGGAGAACGAGGTGGCACTGTGGGATCGCAGGGCCACAGGTCAGCCCAGAGCTTCAGGGCCGCAGGCGGGGAGCTGGGGCGCAGCCTGGGGTCTTACGTCACGAGCTGGGCGCTGTCGTGGGGCAGTCGAGGCAGTAAGTCTTCCCGACGCCAGCGCAGGAAGTTGTGTAGCGTGAGGCCGGGGTCCCGGCTGATCTCCACCAGGTCACGCtggctccaggcctccaggcccACCAGCGCCACCCGGACGTTCAGGGGCCGGAAGAACTGAAAGAGAATGGGGGCTCAGGAGAAGGGTCCCCGCGGCCACAGGGCCGTCCGGCTGCTGCTGGGCCCGGCACTCACGGTGTCCAGGAGAAAGGCCACCTTCAGCATGCGGGTCAGCAGGTACTGGAAGTCCGGGTACCTCTGGACCTGCGGCTCAAGGGAAACGACCATGATAAGGAGCAGACGcggcactgggggggggggggcaggacacACGGTGCTCGCAAGCTCACCTCAGAATGGTCGGCTACGAGCACCAGCTCAATAACCTTGGTCTCTGCCACCACGTCCCGCGTCCGCTGAGGACAAGAAGGGGTGTCAAGCACACTCCTCACGCCGGGGCCACGCGGGGCTGCCCGAGCTGTGTCCGCTCCCACCCTGTGTGCTCCagtggaggagagcagagagcccgtTTCACAGAGGGACCCCTGAGAGCCTGAGAGGccagggacttgcccaaggtggaCCGAGAAGTAGGTCATGAAGCTGGGAGTAGAGCCTTGCTTCTCTGGCTCCAAACTCAGTACttttcctgaattaaaaaaaataatactaggggcgcccggctggcccAGTCGGatgagcatgcgactcttgatctcgggggtcgtgagtctgagccccacactgggtacagagattactaaaaacagccaaaacaataaatagggggcacctgggtggctcagtcggttaagcgtccgacttcggctcaggccatgatctcacagttcgtgtgttcaagccccgcgtcgggctctgtgctgacagctcagagcctggaacctgcttcggattctgtgtctctctctctctctctctctgctccgccccCCACTCAaggcctgtctctctctcaaaaataaacgttaaaaaaaaacacaataaataaactttaagaagtaaataataatagccaacacCATCGTATATTTACCTATCTCAGGCACAGTTTAAGCACCATATAGATACTTGATAGATGGATATAGACTCGTTTAAGCTCCACAGTAACCCTAGAGAGTAAGTAGCTTATTCTCCCCAATTTATAAACGAGGGAGCTGGACTCATACTGCCTTATGCCTGGTGACTGTGTGGTCTGTAGCCAAGCACTCTCCGCACACGGGATCATACGGCCCATGAAGAGTCTGAGTCAGGTCCCTGCGTCTAAACCCCGCGTATGTCATTTCGTGGTTGAAcagctttgggcaagtcactgcctctctctctctctgaggtgGTTTTCTAACAAAGACGGAGCTATTGCCAGCCCGAACCTCCCAGGGTTtcgggaggaggagaggagattaTGTTCACACAGGGCCCGACCCAGGGCAACAGCTCCTTAGAAGGTATTGGAAACCAAGATCTCTGAGGGTCCGGGGCCTGGCCCTCAGGGACAACAGAAGCCTGGCCTCTTGCCGTCATCCTCACCCGACGACTGCGCACGTGGCTGTGGCGCCGTCCCCGGGGCCGCTCCTGGGGAGCCCGCGTGGCCACAGATGCGTGCCCGCTCAACCCACAGGTGCGGCCTGGCAGGAGGAGGTCTCGGGTCCGGGAGATGATGGGGGCGGCTCGCAGGTCCCCGGGCCCCAGCTCCAAGGTGTAGCTTCTCTCGGGGGACAGGACCACCAGACccctgggaggaggcaggaaggcagaagACCTCTCAGCTCCACACCTCACACAGCCTCGCTCTCTCCACCCTGGTGGGATGCGCCCTCTGTACCTGAGCCCTGAGCAGGTGCACACGGATGCCCAGGAGCCCACGTGGCCCCGTACCGCTCCCTGGTAGCAGCAGCTGTCCTACAGCAGAGAAAGGTCAGCGCTACCCCAAAGGCCAGGGCTGGAGCCCCCGAGGCTAGCTAGCCTGTCGGTGAAGGCTGGTGAAGGCTGGTGAAGGTGCACCCCACATCCCTTAGGGATGACACCCTCCATCTGGCCCCTGGCGCCGCCCTCGGGCCGGAGACAGGACACTAGACTCACCAGAGCGTGTCCCTCGCTGGCCACACGGGTGCCGTCGGGCCGGTACCACATCAGGTGTGGGCGGCCTGGGACTAGCTCCCTGTGGAGTGAAGAAAAACGGAGGCAATGCCAGTCGCCTCCCAGGGCGGTACGGCGACATCCTGAGGTCCAGAGGTGGTAAGGGGTGGCTGGGGGCCAGGGTTCCCCCCGAGGCTGCAGAGTGGAGCGGTCGGGCCACAAACTCTGCCAGGCTATCTGGGTCCCAACCTGGTTTTTACCACacgctagctgtgtgaccttgggcaggttatgtaacctctctgtgccttgacttcttcatatgtaaaatgaaaacagcaacatCATAGCATTTACCTTATAGGTTGTTGGAAGGATTAAGAGAGTTCGAGCACTTAGTAAATGTCACCTACGGTTGCTACTTGTGCTGTTATTGTCGTTACCACCGTCATTGTTACCTATTCTGCAGCAGCTCCAGGGTATGACTGTCACCGTCCAATTCCAATCTGATCCGCAGAGCCTCAGGCAGATTGGTCTGCGGGCACCAGAGGGTATGTCACCTCCCTGGCCCTGCCTGAAACTCCCATCCGTCTCTAACCAGAAAACCTCAGACCCTTAGGAGAGTACCAACGATTAGGTcactggagggggggggggtcccgagGGAGGGGCCAGGAAGCCCTGCCCGGCCTGGGGCATTGTTCTGGGGGGCTGTGTGCGAGGTCAAGGAAGGTATCTGAGCCGCCCCTTCTCGGCTTCCTGCCCAGAGAGGAAGCATCATGGAAGAGCTGGCGCACGCCCCAGCCCTTCCTCTGACTCAGCGTTggaattggggaggggggtgcctggtgAGGCCCTGACCTTCCCCCACTGAGAAAACCCGCAGAGTGAGACCCTGAAGGCAAGTCTGGCCTCAGGGTCTCCCCAGGAGATGGACGGGGTCGGGTGGGGCTGAGGCTGGCAGATGcgtgttgggggagagggggtaaGCGAAGCCAGGTGCTGGGGTGTGGCCAGAGGGGCAGCCAGACCTGGGGTGGCCGTGCCACATGAGGTCCACTCACCTGCTCCTCAGAGAGGGCTGGTTATGGGGGCGGCAGGGACTGTGTTCTGTGCTTGAAGGGACAGGGGGGCTCACCTGGAGCATCTCCGCTAGGCTGAGTGTGGGGCTGTCTTGAAAGATCTGGGGCTCCGAGTGTCCACCCAGGGCCCTCTCTGGCCTTGTCTGCTCCTCCACAGGGCCACCTGCAGGGTCCCCAGGACACCCCAAGAGAGTGCTGAGCGAGCCAGTCCCTGGCGCTGGGCACAGCCGGTGCCTGTGGCCACTCAGGGCCCTTCTTGGCTGGAAGGACTCCTGCACTGCATTCTGGGACTTAAAGGAGCAAGCCCCAGGAGAGGggcttctctccacccccacccctcactttcACCCCTACCCCACCTGCACGTCCCCAGAGAAAGTTCAGCTTGCCCCGCCTGgggccccctccctgtccccccaggCTCTCACGGGGAGCCCCCTTCCCACTCCCTCCCAATCACCCCCCCCCAGGAACGCCCCCTCTCAGGCCTGGGCGAAGCCTTGTGGCCCGGTGCCCACTCACCCTCCCCTTTCCTCACATCGGAGCTGCGGGAACGCCCATCTCTGGGTGCGCAGTGCAAACACCCCTCCCTAAACATCCCTCAgacccagccaggcacacccGCTCGCCACAGCTCAGCTCCTCCCTGCTCCCAACATCCCCCCCCTCCTCCGTCCCCACAACGGCCCTGTCTCCTCCGCACAGCCCACCCCCGCCTGCCATCCCAGTCCGTGGCCAGAGACGCAGCGGGAAGTGAAAGTTCCTAGGAGGAGTTGGTGTCAGCCTCTTTCCAGGCCGACTCTccgcccgcaccccccccccccccgcccccggctcctCCCGCGTCCCCACCCGCCAGCTCCGCCAGGTTTTTGGTGGCATCAACACGGGGTGAGGGGCGCCGTGACCGCCCGGGCCCTGGATAAGGAAGAGTCCTCTTCGCCAAACCCTCCGGGCCGTGCCCACTCGGCGCCCTGGCACCGGGCAGGATGGTCGGCTAGGCCCCAGAGGGGCGAAGACGTCAGTCCTGGGGAGCAGCGACCGTCTCCCACCATCCTGAGGGGGCGCTGGGCCGGGCCCTTTGGTGCCCGGCGCCGGAGCCTGGAAGTGTCCGCGGGGACCGCGCACAGGATGACCGCGCAGGGGGACCGGCATCCCCCTCCATCGCCCAAGACATCGAGGCAGGGCGGGCCGCGCTCTGGCCAAGGGGTCTCCCCGGGTCTCCGGCCGACCCCCAGTGCCTCCCGACTTCCCCGTGCCTTCTCCCAGTCTGTCCCCCCGCCCACCGCGGGCCGGGCACTCACCTCGATCCGGGAGCGGCCGGGAGGACAGGGGGCTGCCTgcgcccaggagccccagggcccAGAGCAGCGCCAGCCGCATGGCAGCGGCGCCCGGGGCCGGGCGAGGGCAGCAGGTGCTGGGCCGCGCGCCGAGGAACCTCGGCCGCCGGGTCTGCCTGGCGCACCCCGCCGCGCCGGGCCGCCACCAGGCCCCGCCCcgtcccgcccccgccccgggggcgcagggccaggccccgcccccgggggAGCCGCGGCTCCGCCCCCGgagggccccgcccccgcccgcgaCTCCCGCGGGGCCCGCGCGGCTCGGCCCCGCCGCGTTCCCGCTGCTGCGCGGGGTGGGAGCAGAACGAGGCCCGGTCCGACCGGCTTGGGCGGCGCGCCTCCACCCGGTCCGGGGCCCGACCCCTTCCCAGCAGCTTGGCTGCCCTCCCGCGTCCCGTCGGCGGCCCGGTTCTGCGGGGATCCGGTGGGCGGCTCAGACCCCTGGGAAGCGCAGGCGTCGGGAGTGCAGGGGCTTTTATTAACCAAGGAGGAgcgggttggggaggggggggacagcGACAGGCACCCCGTCACTCGGCGTAGGTGGCGTCGTCGTTGCTGTCGCTGTAGGCGGAGGAAGAGAGTTCCTCGCGCGGGGTGCAGGCCGGGCACCGCCGCCGCATGTCGTCCCAGCACGACCGGCAGTACACGGCCGCGCAGTCCGGCGTCGGGCACACGTAGGCCTCGGGCGTCTCGGGAGCCTGGCACACCACGCAGCGCCGGCGCAGCCAGAGGCGCAGGAGCGGGCAGCGGCGGTGCAGGACGTCGGCCAGGCGGTGGCGCTGCCGGGAGCCCGGGGGAGAGAaggggtgcggggagcggggccTGGAGGGCAAGGTCGCCATGCAAATGGACCGAGGGAGCTTCCCTCCCCCGCTCGGTGATGGAGACTGGGGGTGCAGCTTCCACTCCCCCAGCTGGGAGCAGCAACAACCATCACCTGTACCTCCCTGTGAACCACCTGATCTGTTCGCGGGGTGGGCTGAGAAGTGAGTGGGACACGTAAGACTCTTACCCCTGTGTTCTCCGCTTTACGGGCCAGAAAGGGGAGTCTCGTAAGGGTTATGTGAGTTCCCAAAGGCGCACAGATAGTCAACGGCCAGACCTGGCTGCACGCAGCTGCCCTGATTCCAGATTACAAGCCTGCTTCAGAAGGCTCCCCCCTCTCTCCACACTATTACCAGGAATTCTCTAGAGGCCACCTTATCAGCTCAGTCTTTGCTCAAGAAACTGCATGTCAGGGGCAGAACTCCTGGCCTTGGCCTTCAGAGCCTTCCACACTCTGGTCCCTTTCCAGCCTCTGCTCTAACTTACCCCCACTTGAACTTTGCGTCCTCTGGCCAGCCCCCCAGACCAGCCCTGGCCCTTGACATTCCCCTCGGGCTCTGAGACTTCGCACCTTCTGTTCCCCTAGCTTGGGACGAATGCCCTTCTATCTGCCCGTGAGAGTCCAGTTTACTTCCAGACCAGGTCATGGATTCACAGTGCGCTCTGTCTCAGCAGATGCTCGTTTAGCCTCCATGCGTCACGGGGTGGGGGACCTAGGCCCTAGAGGAAAACTTCAGCAAATGTGGTCTCTCACTTCCAAGAGCTCTGTTAGGGCTGGTGAAATAAGaatggctgccttttttttttttttttttttttaaacaacagggGTCCTGTACCAAGAAGGGTCACATGACGACAACATGTGCGCGGGAGTTGCTAGGCGCCTGCTCCATGACAGCGAGGCTCCTCTAACCCTTTCAACAACCAGATGGAGAAGTGGTTCACTGCCTCTTGCAGAAGGGAAACACCAAGGCACAGCTTTTAAGTAAACAACGCAGATCCCGGTTGCCATGGTGACGAaggaaccaggattcaaacccaggccctCTGGCACCAGCACCCCACACCTCACTGCCACTGATCTCTGCACAGGCCTTGCAGATCTGTCCACCCTCTGAGGTCCCTTGAGGAccatggccaaggtcacacagcttgatGAGGAAGCGtgggctggaacctgcttcttcTGGCCGCGGGCTCTGTCCTTCCGCCACGTGCCCCTTCATGATGcctccctgacccccagcccacctgcctccccacctccGGCAGAGGCCCCGAGCTTCTGGTCTGTGACCTCACAGTAGCATCTGTGGCTTGCCTCGGGTCCCCTGATCCCGGGGAAGCCCCCTTGCTTTCTTCTAGTCAGGCTGTATCAAATCTGATTCCTCTGTTCTGCCTGCTTCCTGATGGCCCACTGAGTGTCTCAGGCTGGCCTGAACGCGGGGGGACAGAGGCAGACTCAGCCCCGAACCCCGGGAGCTGGACGTCCAGGGCCCCTGGTGTGCATCTCGTCGGAACTCGCTGAGCTCCGCAGGCCAGCCCCCCGGGGCTGGACGGAGCGGAGGGACAAGCCCCTCCCGGGGTCCTCAGAACCACAGGAGGCcgtggtttgggggggggggggtgggcagcctgGACTTACGGGAGCCCTCTGCCGCTGCGCCCGGCTCACGATGGCAGCCCTTCTCAGCTTCGTAAAGGCCGCCCTCTTCCTCAGCAGGTCATTGTAGAGGAACAGGACCCGCTTCTTCTCTCgctggggtcagggaggggggGTCGTCAGGGGTAGTGACAGCGCGTCCCCTCATGGCGGGGTCGGTCGGCAGGGTGCAGGCCTGTGAGGTGGGGGCGGCGTACCTTGGGGAAGTAGAAGGCCGCGATGACTCTCCGGAGCCGGTAGCCGAAGGCTTGCAGAAGGCACAGACACAGCAGCAGGCCCACGGGGAGCGCGGCCCTCACGTAGGCCCTGGGGTTCAGGCTCACGGGCTGCGGCAGGCAGCCTGCGGCAGGGCCGGGCCGTCACCCCACCGGACCGGGACGTGTCTCTGGTGGCCCTGCTCtcctcctgcctgcccctcaccctgcAAGTGAGACCTGGGACACCGTAGCCACCGGGGTCACGGGGCTATTTGCTCAGCACGGCACGGACAGAGAGAAAGTGTCCATCGTGGGCAGGGTTCTCTGTGGGCGCTGggaccctctgtccccagggTTCTCTGGGGCGCTGGGACCTTCTGTCCCCAAGGCCCTAGCGTCTATGCTCCTCTGACCCCCAGACCATCATTTCCCAGCTCTCCAAGCCTCCCCTGCTGTTTCCCGCCCTCATCCCTGCAACCCCAGCATGCCTCTCCTGTCTCGCCACCTCTCTGCCTTGGGGAGACCCAGGGCCCCCGCCCTCGCCCCCGAGCCGGCCTCCGGCGTGGCTCACGCATGTTGCTGGAGTCCACCGTGGTCTCTGAGGACGTGTTCAGGGCTCCAATGGTTTTCCGAAGAAGCCGGGCCAGCATGGAGTCCCCCCCGACTTTCACCTCCAATTTATGGCTGCCTGaggccatggggggggggggtcaggaaaGGGTTGCGGtttaggggagggggcaggatggggactggatgttggggggggggttcaaGGCACAGAAATCCTCTGCAGCGCGGGACTTTCATCCCTTCACTGAACGCTAACCCCTCCCTGTCGCGGATGTAAAGGGGGCTGAGGCCCCCTCCGTCAGATTGCAGGGCTGAGATTTGACCCTGAGATGGCCAGGGAGGGGTGAGACACAGGAGGAGGTGACAACGCTGGACGAGGTCAGGTGGGGTGGCTGCGGGGGTGGCTCGGGGGACTTCCCAGGGGCCGGGCGGGGCTCACTGCGGAAAGAGTACTGCAGGAAGGAGTGATGGCGGATGGTGTTGAAGGCGGAGTAGAGAGCCCAGTCCAGGCCGCacagcaccagcagcagcagcaggacgGGCAGGGTCTCTGCGAGCTCCCTCACCTGCCCGAGGACGGGAGCGGCAGGCCTGGAGCCCTCCCGGGTGCCCCCGCCCTCCGCCCCACGCGGCCAGTGCCCGCGGTCAGGTCCACGGGCCGCCCCACAGCACCCTCACCACGTTTCTCATCTCCGAGGCCTGCATGAAGGGGCTGCAGGGGAAGATGACGGTTTTCTCCTCAGCTCTGCGGAGCGGCAGCAAAGTCCGCTTGCCCTGGACACAACGTGCACACGGTGACGGACACCAGGGCCCTCCCCCTTGTGCCTTCCGCCCCCCTGGAGCGCGAGGCCACAGGGCGCAGGGCAGGGCACCCTGGGGCAGGGCTGCGCCCACTCACCAATTGCTTCCTGCGTTCGTCGATCTGGCAAAAGTAGGTGCTGATGTAGATGTTGTCGAAGCGGATGTCCCCGTTATAGCTGTCCACGTAGGAGAAGGACCTGGGCACGGGGACGGTTCCATGTCGTGCTCACCCACCCCCAACCACGGGCTTCCCGGACGCTCGCTCATTCAACGGCCCACCCGGCACGCGCCGAGCGCCGCTTACGTCCTAGGCGAAGACACGGCCCTGCCGCCCAGGGCCAGGCGGGCAGGCACACAAGCGAGAAGACAAGGGGGGTCGTGTACGTGGCCGGGAAGGGAGGCTTCCCGGCCGCGGATCCGGCAGGGTGGATCTCAAGCAGCGGGAACAGCAGGAGCAGCGGCAGCGGGACGTGAAGCCCCTCAAGGCTGCAGAACTGCCCGCCATCGTGACGGACTCCCGCTTTCATCTGGGCAGAACCTCTCCTGGAGG
Above is a window of Neofelis nebulosa isolate mNeoNeb1 chromosome 15, mNeoNeb1.pri, whole genome shotgun sequence DNA encoding:
- the ADAM15 gene encoding disintegrin and metalloproteinase domain-containing protein 15 isoform X8, with the translated sequence MRLALLWALGLLGAGSPLSSRPLPDRGGPVEEQTRPERALGGHSEPQIFQDSPTLSLAEMLQTNLPEALRIRLELDGDSHTLELLQNRELVPGRPHLMWYRPDGTRVASEGHALDSCCYQGAVRGHVGSWASVCTCSGLRGLVVLSPERSYTLELGPGDLRAAPIISRTRDLLLPGRTCGLSGHASVATRAPQERPRGRRHSHVRSRRRTRDVVAETKVIELVLVADHSEVQRYPDFQYLLTRMLKVAFLLDTFFRPLNVRVALVGLEAWSQRDLVEISRDPGLTLHNFLRWRREDLLPRLPHDSAQLVTATSFSGPAVGMATQNSICSPDLSGGVNMDHSTSVLGVASSIAHELGHSLGLDHDLPGNSCPCPGPAPAKSCIMEASTDFLPGLNFSNCSRRALEEALLEGMGSCLFERQPGLPSMAAVCGNMLVEPGEQCDCGFPDECTDPCCDDVTCQLRPGAQCASGGLCCQDCQLRPAGWQCRPARGDCDLAEFCSGDSPQCPPDVSLGDGEPCAGGQAVCVQGRCASYAQQCQALWGPGAQPAAPRCLLTANTRGDAFGSCGRSPDGSYVSCAPKDAMCGQLQCQGGRARPLRGSARDLHWEILEANGTQPKLNCSWVHLDLGNDVAQPLLTLPGTACGPDLVCIDRRCQPVGLLGAQECRSKCHGHGVCDSKGHCRCEEGWAPPDCANRSRATSSLTTGLPLSLLLLVALMLLGASYWHRARLRQRLCQLKGPSCQYRAAQSGPPERPGPPQRVLLMPGAKASALGFPAPPSRPLPPDPVPKRLQGPAKPPPPRKPLPANPQSRCPLGDLPGPETGIQPVVVPSRPAPPPPAASSLYL
- the ADAM15 gene encoding disintegrin and metalloproteinase domain-containing protein 15 isoform X6, giving the protein MRLALLWALGLLGAGSPLSSRPLPDRGGPVEEQTRPERALGGHSEPQIFQDSPTLSLAEMLQTNLPEALRIRLELDGDSHTLELLQNRELVPGRPHLMWYRPDGTRVASEGHALDSCCYQGAVRGHVGSWASVCTCSGLRGLVVLSPERSYTLELGPGDLRAAPIISRTRDLLLPGRTCGLSGHASVATRAPQERPRGRRHSHVRSRRRTRDVVAETKVIELVLVADHSEVQRYPDFQYLLTRMLKVAFLLDTFFRPLNVRVALVGLEAWSQRDLVEISRDPGLTLHNFLRWRREDLLPRLPHDSAQLVTATSFSGPAVGMATQNSICSPDLSGGVNMDHSTSVLGVASSIAHELGHSLGLDHDLPGNSCPCPGPAPAKSCIMEASTDFLPGLNFSNCSRRALEEALLEGMGSCLFERQPGLPSMAAVCGNMLVEPGEQCDCGFPDECTDPCCDDVTCQLRPGAQCASGGLCCQDCQLRPAGWQCRPARGDCDLAEFCSGDSPQCPPDVSLGDGEPCAGGQAVCVQGRCASYAQQCQALWGPGAQPAAPRCLLTANTRGDAFGSCGRSPDGSYVSCAPKDAMCGQLQCQGGRARPLRGSARDLHWEILEANGTQPKLNCSWVHLDLGNDVAQPLLTLPGTACGPDLVCIDRRCQPVGLLGAQECRSKCHGHGVCDSKGHCRCEEGWAPPDCANRSRATSSLTTGLPLSLLLLVALMLLGASYWHRARLRQRLCQLKGPSCQYRAAQSGPPERPGPPQRVLLMPGAKASALGFPAPPSRPLPPDPVPKRLQVGTMTSPPKLASCLLSHSQGPAKPPPPRKPLPANPQSRCPLGDLPGPETGIQPVVVPSRPAPPPPAASSLYL